The Montipora foliosa isolate CH-2021 chromosome 1, ASM3666993v2, whole genome shotgun sequence genome has a window encoding:
- the LOC137973893 gene encoding melanocyte-stimulating hormone receptor-like, whose protein sequence is MKSSTTVLSHNLSITTSPANHGPGDDGQCFHLPDAKFDVFHQRTETNLVTGVLNAVLSPFAVMANLLIVLIILTRKSLQSPCNIFLACLAISDLQVGILVQPSYVAYRLLENAHGFVPCSVRMLYSSGFYVYYGVSFTTLCAVSCGRLIALEYHLRYSAIVRPRQVLKTALFIWLINILFTFLQWAQNDVFRGIHLVMCSSFLVTAVIIQITILKTVIRHQRQIKKHHPTSTSAMRQMQIKLAINVASIVAVYVLFNVPVLAVTLSHQFVFGNIDSYNFYSWSETAAFFNSSLNPLVCVWRVKAITKVIAEVFSKKWQRKDAFLVKFRKITPSSKNGEENKLAIMIEP, encoded by the coding sequence ATGAAGTCTTCTACTACCGTTCTTTCCCACAATTTGAGCATCACAACTTCGCCAGCGAATCATGGACCAGGTGATGACGGTCAGTGCTTCCATCTCCCAGATGCTAAATTCGACGTATTCCATCAACGAACCGAAACTAATCTCGTAACAGGTGTCTTAAATGCCGTGTTGTCGCCTTTCGCTGTCATGGCGAATCTGCTCATAGTATTGATCATTTTGACAAGGAAATCCCTTCAATCACCTTGCAATATCTTTCTTGCTTGCCTGGCGATCTCGGACCTCCAGGTTGGCATCCTAGTTCAACCGAGCTATGTGGCCTACAGACTGCTCGAAAACGCGCACGGCTTCGTTCCCTGCTCGGTGAGAATGCTTTACTCGTCGGGATTTTACGTTTACTACGGAGTGTCATTCACGACATTGTGTGCTGTAAGCTGTGGAAGACTCATAGCCTTAGAATATCACCTAAGGTACTCTGCAATTGTCCGTCCTCGGCAAGTTTTGAAAACGGCTTTGTTCATTTGGTTGATAAACATACTGTTCACATTTTTGCAATGGGCGCAGAATGACGTTTTTCGAGGTATTCATCTTGTAATGTGTTCCTCTTTCCTCGTAACTGCTGTTATCATCCAAATCACAATCCTGAAAACAGTCATTCGCCAccaaagacaaattaaaaaacaCCACCCCACGTCCACGTCCGCAATGCGACAAATGCAAATCAAGCTGGCAATAAATGTTGCGTCCATCGTGGCAGTTTATGTACTGTTTAATGTTCCTGTTCTAGCTGTCACCCTTAGCCATCAATTTGTCTTCGGCAACATTGACAGTTACAATTTTTACAGCTGGTCTGAAACAGCGGCATTTTTCAATTCTTCCCTCAATCCTTTGGTCTGTGTGTGGAGAGTTAAAGCCATTACGAAGGTAATCGCTGAAGTTTTCTCGAAGAAATGGCAACGAAAAGACGCTTTTCTTGTGAAATTTCGGAAAATAACACCGTCGTCTAAAAACGGTGAGGAAAACAAGCTTGCCATAATGATTGAGCCATAA